Proteins encoded by one window of Desulfallas thermosapovorans DSM 6562:
- the eam gene encoding glutamate 2,3-aminomutase — protein MAVKRAEELKHRIEDYLEAVKHIPTGFKLEEQYQLRKRQILSFFGATEADWQNWRWQMRNRISDVRKLRRLMPLTDEEAGHIEFVSKKFRWAVSPYYLSLMQPDNPRCPVRMQGIPSIWEIRDSWGKEDPMAEEYTSPAPRITRRYADRLIINVTNQCAMFCRHCQRRRNIGEVDRPAPVEDVKAAIDYIRANPEVRDVLITGGDPLTLSDEWLDWILTELDSIEHVEIKRIGSRVPVTMPQRITPELCRMLEKHHPIYVNTHFNHPMEVTREALKATRRLAKAGIPLGNQAVLLKGVNNDPHVMKKLNHELLKIHVRPYYIFHAKPVKGTTHFVPTIQEGLEIMENLRGYTSGLAVPWYIINAPGGAGKTPLLPQYLLSVEKEHVMIRTWEGKVFRCYNGGYVARDSEQLAVDYTIHEHEAVF, from the coding sequence ATGGCTGTTAAGAGAGCGGAGGAATTGAAACACCGTATTGAAGATTATCTGGAGGCCGTCAAGCACATTCCAACGGGATTCAAATTAGAAGAGCAGTACCAGCTGAGAAAAAGGCAGATATTAAGCTTTTTTGGAGCTACTGAGGCAGACTGGCAAAACTGGCGCTGGCAAATGCGCAACAGAATCAGTGATGTCAGAAAATTAAGGCGGCTTATGCCGTTGACCGATGAAGAAGCCGGGCATATTGAATTTGTCAGCAAAAAATTTCGCTGGGCAGTTTCACCATATTATTTAAGCCTTATGCAGCCGGACAATCCCCGATGTCCGGTGAGGATGCAGGGTATACCAAGTATATGGGAAATTCGTGATAGTTGGGGTAAGGAAGATCCCATGGCCGAGGAATACACTTCACCCGCCCCTCGGATTACCCGCCGTTATGCTGACCGGTTGATAATAAATGTAACCAACCAGTGTGCCATGTTCTGCCGGCACTGCCAGCGCAGGCGCAATATAGGTGAAGTAGACAGGCCTGCACCGGTGGAGGATGTCAAGGCAGCCATCGATTACATCCGGGCCAATCCCGAGGTGCGAGATGTGTTAATTACGGGCGGTGATCCGCTGACATTGTCCGATGAGTGGTTGGATTGGATACTTACTGAGTTGGACAGCATTGAACATGTGGAAATAAAGCGTATAGGCAGCCGTGTTCCGGTGACCATGCCTCAGCGCATTACACCTGAGCTTTGCCGTATGTTGGAGAAGCACCATCCCATTTACGTGAATACTCACTTTAACCACCCCATGGAAGTAACCCGGGAAGCGTTAAAGGCTACCCGGAGGCTGGCCAAGGCAGGTATACCGCTGGGTAACCAGGCTGTATTGCTTAAAGGGGTTAATAATGACCCGCACGTAATGAAAAAGTTAAACCATGAGCTGCTTAAGATACATGTCAGGCCGTATTATATTTTTCATGCCAAGCCTGTAAAGGGTACAACCCATTTTGTGCCCACTATTCAAGAAGGATTGGAGATTATGGAAAACCTGCGCGGCTATACATCGGGCCTGGCCGTGCCCTGGTATATTATTAATGCGCCCGGTGGCGCCGGCAAAACACCGCTGCTTCCCCAGTACCTGTTATCTGTGGAAAAGGAGCACGTAATGATTAGAACCTGGGAAGGAAAGGTTTTCCGTTGTTACAACGGTGGGTATGTCGCAAGGGATAGCGAACAACTGGCGGTGGATTATACCATTCATGAACATGAAGCAGTTTTTTGA
- a CDS encoding P-II family nitrogen regulator, with protein sequence MMKVSKDHQLIVTIVKKGWAEKVIKAAKQAGARGGTVLGGRGIGIHEQKKLLGIPIEPEKDIILTLIHKDKTDAVLEAIVEAGQLQKPGTGVGFVIDVDKVVGIVSLIEDKCF encoded by the coding sequence ATGATGAAGGTCAGTAAAGATCATCAATTGATTGTAACCATTGTTAAAAAAGGTTGGGCCGAAAAGGTCATAAAGGCCGCCAAACAGGCGGGCGCCAGGGGAGGTACTGTTCTGGGCGGACGGGGCATTGGCATTCACGAACAAAAGAAGCTGTTGGGCATTCCCATCGAGCCCGAAAAGGATATAATACTAACTCTGATCCACAAGGATAAGACCGACGCAGTGCTGGAAGCAATAGTTGAAGCCGGGCAATTGCAAAAGCCGGGCACAGGCGTTGGGTTTGTCATAGATGTTGATAAAGTGGTTGGTATTGTATCTTTAATTGAGGATAAATGTTTTTAG
- a CDS encoding aldehyde ferredoxin oxidoreductase family protein, which translates to MQKIIRVNMTKREFTTEDVPEKYITLGGRALTSQLVADEVPATCNALGELNKLVIAPGLLSGTQAPSSGRLSVGGKSPLTGGIKEANAGGITSQKLANLGIKAIIIEGKPADKGFSLLKITPEGIEMLPADDLAGKGTYETTAICKQRFGEKVGVITIGPAGEMLMPSAGVTNNDLEGNSSRYAGRGGLGAVMGSKGLKAIVVDSPKTFDAPVQDPERFKAAAKKFAKILLDHPVCGQGLPAYGTNVLMNIINEAGALPVRNFSRGRFDKASEVSGEKLAEVANARGGKATHACHPGCVMRCSNVYPMPDGKECSPIEYETAWCFGPNLEISDLDVVAKLNYICNDVGLDTIEAGCTLGVLAEAGVIPFGDGAAAIAALEEVGKGTPLGRIIGSGAANTGKVFGVTRVPAVKGQGIPAYDPRSCKGNGVTYATTTMGADHTAGYAVTANILKVGGFVDPTKKDGQVELSRNLQIATAAIDASGLCLFVAFAVLDNPEGLPTIVEMLNAQYGTELTVDDVIALGQNILKTERQFNKEAGFTKADDRLPEFFTREQFSPHNTTFDVTGEELDEVYNF; encoded by the coding sequence ATGCAAAAAATTATCAGAGTTAACATGACCAAAAGAGAATTCACCACCGAGGATGTGCCGGAAAAATATATCACCTTGGGCGGCCGGGCGTTAACATCGCAGTTGGTTGCCGACGAAGTACCAGCCACCTGCAATGCCCTTGGCGAGTTAAACAAACTGGTCATCGCTCCCGGTTTACTGTCCGGCACCCAGGCCCCTTCCTCCGGTCGCCTTTCGGTGGGTGGCAAAAGCCCGCTAACCGGTGGCATTAAAGAGGCCAACGCCGGCGGCATTACATCACAAAAACTGGCCAACCTGGGCATTAAGGCCATCATCATTGAAGGTAAACCTGCCGACAAAGGTTTTTCACTGCTCAAAATCACCCCGGAGGGCATAGAAATGCTGCCTGCCGATGATTTAGCCGGCAAGGGTACCTATGAAACAACCGCTATCTGTAAACAACGCTTTGGCGAAAAGGTTGGCGTCATCACCATCGGCCCGGCCGGTGAAATGCTGATGCCTTCCGCCGGAGTTACCAATAACGACCTCGAGGGCAACAGCAGCCGGTACGCCGGTCGCGGCGGCCTGGGTGCTGTTATGGGTTCCAAGGGGTTAAAGGCCATTGTGGTGGACAGCCCCAAAACATTTGATGCCCCGGTACAAGATCCCGAGCGTTTTAAGGCAGCGGCCAAAAAATTTGCCAAAATACTGCTGGACCACCCGGTATGCGGCCAGGGTCTGCCCGCATACGGAACCAACGTGCTAATGAACATTATTAACGAGGCCGGCGCTCTGCCCGTGCGGAACTTCTCCCGTGGCCGGTTTGACAAGGCCAGTGAGGTTAGCGGCGAAAAGCTGGCCGAGGTGGCCAACGCCAGGGGCGGCAAAGCCACCCATGCCTGCCACCCGGGTTGTGTAATGCGTTGCTCCAACGTTTATCCCATGCCGGACGGCAAAGAATGCTCCCCCATTGAATACGAAACCGCCTGGTGCTTCGGTCCCAACCTGGAAATTAGCGACCTGGACGTGGTTGCCAAGCTGAATTACATCTGCAACGACGTGGGTCTGGACACCATTGAAGCTGGCTGCACATTGGGCGTGTTGGCCGAAGCCGGTGTTATCCCCTTTGGCGACGGAGCTGCCGCCATTGCCGCCCTGGAAGAAGTGGGCAAAGGCACCCCGCTGGGCCGGATCATCGGTAGCGGCGCTGCCAACACCGGAAAAGTGTTTGGTGTTACCAGGGTTCCCGCAGTAAAGGGGCAAGGCATTCCGGCTTACGACCCGCGGTCCTGCAAAGGTAACGGTGTAACATATGCCACCACCACCATGGGCGCAGACCATACCGCAGGGTACGCTGTTACAGCAAACATTCTGAAGGTTGGCGGGTTTGTCGATCCCACCAAAAAGGATGGACAAGTGGAACTTTCCCGCAACTTGCAGATAGCCACCGCGGCTATAGATGCCTCCGGCCTGTGCCTGTTCGTAGCCTTTGCCGTGCTGGATAACCCAGAAGGACTGCCCACCATCGTGGAAATGCTCAATGCCCAGTATGGCACTGAATTGACGGTGGACGATGTTATAGCCCTGGGTCAAAACATACTTAAAACAGAACGGCAATTTAACAAGGAAGCCGGGTTCACCAAGGCCGACGACAGGTTGCCCGAATTCTTTACCAGGGAACAGTTCAGCCCCCATAACACCACGTTTGATGTGACCGGCGAAGAATTGGACGAAGTTTATAACTTCTAA
- a CDS encoding adenosylhomocysteinase: MSDYVIRDINLHEQGRLKIDWVKAHMPVLNVLREEFEKNRPFQGVRIAMSIHLEAKTAYLAEVLSAGGAEVAITGSNPLSTQDDVAAALARAGIKVYAWYDATAQEYDEHLRLVLGNHPQVVIDDGGDLVHLLHTDLREQAGEVLGGAEETTTGVLRLRALERAGQLLFPMIAVNDARCKHLFDNRYGTGESVWSGILRTTNLVTAGKTVVVMGYGWCGKGVAMRAKGLGASVIICETDPVKAIEAYMDGHRVMHSEQAAYEGDIFITVSGCRDLLRTSHFQRMKNGAILANAGHFDVEINIPELERVSVSRRTVRHNIEEFKLPDGRRLYLLAEGRLVNLAAGDGHPAEIMDTSFGLQALSALYIVQHGRDLDKKVYNVLPELDNRVAELKLQSLGIQIDRLTSDQYSYINEWRCE; this comes from the coding sequence TTGTCGGACTATGTGATAAGGGATATTAATTTGCATGAGCAGGGCCGGCTGAAAATAGATTGGGTCAAGGCCCATATGCCTGTGCTTAATGTTCTCCGGGAAGAATTTGAAAAAAACCGTCCCTTCCAGGGGGTCCGGATAGCCATGAGCATACATTTGGAGGCCAAAACAGCTTACCTGGCCGAAGTGCTCAGTGCCGGCGGGGCCGAGGTGGCCATAACAGGTTCAAACCCCCTGTCCACCCAGGATGATGTAGCGGCCGCCCTGGCCCGGGCGGGTATCAAAGTATACGCCTGGTATGACGCCACCGCCCAAGAATACGATGAGCACCTGCGCCTGGTGCTGGGTAACCACCCCCAGGTGGTGATAGATGATGGGGGCGACCTGGTGCACCTGTTGCACACCGACTTGCGGGAACAGGCCGGGGAAGTGCTGGGCGGTGCTGAGGAAACCACCACCGGAGTACTGCGCCTCAGGGCGCTGGAACGGGCCGGGCAATTGTTGTTTCCCATGATTGCGGTCAATGATGCCCGGTGTAAGCATTTGTTTGACAATCGCTACGGTACTGGCGAATCGGTCTGGTCCGGCATACTGCGCACCACCAACCTGGTCACTGCTGGCAAAACTGTAGTGGTCATGGGCTATGGCTGGTGCGGTAAGGGGGTGGCCATGCGGGCCAAGGGTCTGGGGGCCAGTGTAATTATTTGCGAAACTGATCCCGTAAAGGCCATTGAAGCGTATATGGACGGCCACCGAGTGATGCACAGCGAGCAGGCTGCCTACGAAGGGGATATTTTTATCACCGTTTCCGGGTGCCGGGATTTACTGCGCACCAGCCACTTCCAGCGCATGAAGAATGGTGCCATCCTGGCCAATGCCGGCCATTTTGATGTGGAAATCAATATCCCCGAGCTGGAACGGGTTTCGGTTTCCCGCCGTACCGTGCGCCATAATATTGAGGAATTTAAACTGCCCGATGGACGCCGCCTGTACCTGCTAGCCGAGGGCAGGCTGGTGAACCTGGCGGCCGGGGACGGGCACCCTGCGGAAATTATGGACACGTCCTTTGGTTTACAGGCCCTTTCGGCACTGTACATTGTGCAGCATGGTCGTGATTTGGACAAGAAGGTATACAATGTTTTACCTGAACTGGACAACCGGGTGGCGGAATTAAAGCTGCAATCCCTGGGTATACAAATAGACCGGCTCACCAGTGATCAATACAGCTATATTAACGAATGGCGGTGCGAGTGA
- a CDS encoding sigma-54-dependent transcriptional regulator, with product MAPGENILVIDDEVEVGSFFRRLLQRKGFKVSLAHTGGEAMRLIDTINFAVALIDLKLPDTNGLILLQYLKNNQPDCEAIIMTGYSTTRTAVKAIQLGAFDYIEKPFEDITEIEDLICKALDYGHRTTDKISGRPEWGTTAEKVGFIVGKTPKMIRLATIADKIAKKNINVLIRGETGTGKEILARFIHAGSPRHQQAFVPINCGALPENLLESELFGHEKGSFTGASYMRRGIFEIANNGSLFLDEIGEANPSIQVKLLRVLETGEFVRVGGEKPVKSDVRIIAATNVNLEKAVREKLFREDLFYRLDVVRLELPPLRERKEDIPMLVNHFITNFNAKAHRAPQVSPEAMLILQDHNWPGNIRELVNIVDQAVALCDGNMILPTHLPERIRQSASNSYTTAPPTTTGNRWPGLEGQSILETLEKMTQENGWAQKLNKDNVIRAYRLTTQIKDKLLNRMQELSIPGPLPPSLEEVEVETITRTLAYYDGNITTAARSLGIGRNTLYRKIKEYGIDIK from the coding sequence TTGGCCCCCGGTGAAAATATTTTAGTAATCGATGATGAAGTGGAAGTGGGCAGTTTTTTTCGCCGCCTGCTGCAAAGAAAGGGTTTTAAAGTCAGCCTCGCCCACACCGGTGGCGAAGCAATGCGTTTAATTGATACCATCAATTTTGCCGTGGCTTTGATTGACCTGAAGCTGCCCGACACCAACGGGTTAATATTACTGCAATATTTAAAAAATAACCAGCCCGATTGTGAAGCCATAATTATGACGGGCTACAGCACCACCCGCACCGCAGTCAAGGCCATACAATTGGGTGCTTTTGACTATATAGAAAAACCCTTTGAGGATATCACCGAAATAGAGGATTTAATATGCAAAGCACTGGACTACGGTCACCGGACAACTGATAAGATTTCAGGCCGGCCCGAATGGGGCACCACCGCCGAAAAAGTCGGTTTTATAGTGGGAAAAACCCCCAAAATGATACGTCTGGCCACAATTGCGGATAAAATTGCCAAAAAAAATATTAATGTTTTGATCCGGGGTGAAACCGGCACCGGCAAGGAGATACTGGCCAGGTTTATTCACGCTGGCAGCCCCCGCCACCAACAAGCATTTGTTCCCATAAACTGCGGTGCCCTGCCTGAAAATTTACTGGAAAGTGAGCTTTTCGGCCATGAAAAGGGCTCCTTCACCGGAGCTTCGTATATGCGCCGTGGCATTTTTGAAATTGCCAATAACGGCTCACTTTTCCTGGATGAAATAGGGGAGGCCAACCCGTCCATTCAGGTTAAATTACTGCGGGTCCTGGAAACGGGCGAGTTCGTGCGCGTTGGGGGTGAAAAACCAGTAAAATCCGACGTGCGCATTATTGCGGCCACCAACGTAAACTTGGAAAAGGCCGTCCGGGAAAAGCTTTTTCGGGAGGATTTATTTTACAGGTTGGATGTGGTAAGATTAGAATTGCCGCCGCTGCGGGAAAGAAAAGAAGATATCCCCATGCTGGTCAACCATTTTATCACCAACTTCAATGCCAAAGCACACAGGGCGCCGCAGGTATCCCCCGAAGCCATGCTTATACTGCAAGATCACAACTGGCCCGGTAATATAAGGGAGCTGGTTAATATTGTGGACCAGGCCGTTGCACTGTGCGATGGCAACATGATTCTACCCACGCATTTACCCGAAAGAATACGACAATCAGCGAGCAACTCCTATACTACAGCGCCCCCCACCACCACCGGTAATCGCTGGCCGGGCCTTGAAGGCCAATCAATTTTGGAAACACTGGAAAAAATGACCCAAGAGAATGGGTGGGCACAAAAACTCAACAAGGATAACGTGATAAGGGCCTACCGCCTTACCACACAAATTAAAGACAAACTGCTTAACCGCATGCAAGAGCTTTCTATTCCCGGCCCACTACCGCCCAGCCTCGAGGAAGTGGAAGTGGAAACCATCACCCGCACCCTGGCTTATTACGACGGCAATATAACCACCGCTGCACGCTCCCTGGGCATCGGAAGAAATACACTGTACAGAAAAATTAAAGAATACGGCATAGACATCAAGTAA
- a CDS encoding DUF1538 domain-containing protein, whose product MDEIKDIAREVIQAVLPIAVLVVILQLLLFENPVPMVAQFIVGVVLVSFGLGLFLIGVKIGVLPLGEIIGSELPQRGSIWLLMIFAMFLGFAVTVAEPDVRVLAQQIDFVSNGEVNKSIIITFVAMGVGVFMTIAVARIVLGIPMSFLLIGCYVAVFILSSFVPEHFVPVSFDSGGVTTGPMTVPFIMALGVGITSVLGGKSSLSDSFGLVALASVGPIIAVMLLGVIYA is encoded by the coding sequence ATGGATGAAATTAAGGACATTGCCAGGGAAGTGATTCAGGCTGTATTGCCGATTGCGGTTCTGGTTGTTATTTTGCAATTGTTATTGTTCGAAAATCCGGTTCCCATGGTGGCACAATTTATTGTTGGTGTAGTTTTAGTATCCTTTGGTCTGGGGTTGTTTTTAATTGGAGTAAAAATAGGTGTGCTGCCATTGGGCGAGATTATCGGCTCTGAGTTACCCCAGCGGGGTTCCATATGGTTACTTATGATTTTTGCCATGTTCCTGGGCTTTGCCGTTACTGTAGCCGAACCGGATGTGCGGGTTTTGGCCCAACAAATTGATTTTGTTTCCAACGGTGAAGTTAATAAAAGTATTATTATTACCTTTGTAGCCATGGGTGTTGGTGTTTTTATGACCATTGCCGTGGCCAGGATTGTATTGGGTATTCCAATGAGCTTTTTACTTATTGGTTGCTATGTGGCGGTTTTTATTTTATCCTCCTTTGTGCCGGAGCATTTTGTGCCCGTATCTTTCGATTCCGGCGGTGTGACCACCGGGCCAATGACCGTCCCCTTTATTATGGCTTTGGGGGTTGGTATAACCTCGGTTCTTGGTGGGAAAAGTTCCCTTAGCGACAGTTTCGGTTTGGTGGCCCTTGCTTCTGTGGGTCCCATCATCGCGGTTATGCTTTTGGGGGTGATTTATGCGTAA
- a CDS encoding class II aldolase/adducin family protein, which yields MFQALEKIKEQVLKTGASMAGAGLVTGTWGNISARVPGKNLFVVTPSGMSYDLMEKADLVIVDDTGRVVEGARKPSTELMLHLALYNARVQTGAIVHTHSIYASALAVAGKSLPPVLEDQVQLAGGAVPVTRYARAGTADLASAAVEALGQSNAVLLANHGLVGLGRTVEEAYLVCQVVEKAARVYILAELVGRAAVLPPGEVALLREAFLTCYGQPGK from the coding sequence TTGTTTCAAGCATTGGAAAAAATTAAGGAACAAGTTTTAAAAACCGGGGCCAGTATGGCCGGAGCCGGTTTGGTAACGGGCACCTGGGGTAATATATCGGCCCGGGTACCCGGAAAAAACCTGTTTGTGGTAACCCCCAGCGGTATGTCCTATGACCTGATGGAAAAAGCGGATTTAGTAATTGTGGATGATACCGGGCGCGTGGTGGAGGGGGCGCGCAAACCATCCACGGAACTAATGCTGCACCTGGCCCTCTACAATGCCCGGGTACAAACGGGTGCCATAGTGCATACCCACAGTATTTACGCCAGCGCCCTCGCTGTGGCCGGTAAATCCCTACCCCCTGTTTTGGAGGACCAGGTGCAACTGGCCGGCGGTGCGGTGCCGGTGACCAGGTATGCCCGGGCAGGCACCGCCGACCTGGCTTCTGCGGCCGTGGAGGCGCTGGGGCAGAGCAATGCCGTGCTGTTGGCCAACCACGGCCTGGTGGGACTCGGTCGCACCGTGGAGGAAGCATACCTGGTTTGCCAGGTGGTGGAAAAGGCTGCCCGGGTATATATACTGGCGGAATTAGTTGGCCGGGCTGCAGTATTGCCCCCCGGTGAAGTTGCGTTACTGAGGGAGGCTTTCCTGACCTGCTACGGGCAACCGGGTAAATAG
- a CDS encoding amidohydrolase, whose protein sequence is MADLLVKCMAVLTMDGEDGIIKGGEIAVRDDIIYHVGPAGSTPGDFTPERVLDYPRMVAMPGFVNCHTHAAMTLFRGYADDLPLMQWLNEKIWPLEALLTPEDIYRGTLLCCAEMIRGGTTTFADMYDAMGRVAQAVDESGMRANLSRGMIGFGARGEKALAESVEFIKEWHGGAGGRVTTMFGPHAPYTCPPEFLKKVIAAARELGVGIHIHVAETKDEIKEINEKYGKTPVALLEEVGLFELPVLAAHCVHLSDSDMDILVRRRVGIAHNPQSNMKLASGVAPVTRLLEKGAVVGLGTDGASSNNNLDMLEEIRTAAFLQKLYTGDASALPAYQALYMATAGGALALGMQDQIGRLVSGLKADIILMDMHKPHLYPLFDIYAHIAYAASSADVHTVIIDGRVVMENRRILTLDEDAIMARAHKCAEELVQRSANNGNG, encoded by the coding sequence ATGGCGGATTTACTGGTTAAATGTATGGCTGTTTTAACCATGGACGGCGAGGATGGTATTATCAAGGGCGGTGAAATTGCGGTCCGGGATGATATTATATACCACGTGGGACCCGCGGGTTCCACACCGGGGGATTTTACACCGGAGAGGGTGCTGGATTACCCCCGGATGGTGGCCATGCCCGGGTTTGTCAACTGCCACACCCACGCGGCCATGACGCTTTTTCGGGGTTATGCCGATGACCTGCCCTTAATGCAGTGGCTGAATGAAAAAATTTGGCCTCTGGAGGCGCTCCTGACCCCGGAGGATATTTACCGGGGCACGCTCCTTTGCTGTGCGGAAATGATTCGGGGCGGCACCACCACCTTTGCCGATATGTATGATGCCATGGGCCGGGTGGCCCAGGCCGTAGACGAGTCAGGCATGCGGGCAAATCTCAGCCGGGGGATGATTGGCTTTGGTGCCCGGGGGGAAAAGGCACTGGCAGAAAGTGTGGAGTTTATCAAAGAATGGCACGGCGGTGCCGGCGGGCGAGTGACCACCATGTTCGGTCCCCATGCTCCATATACCTGCCCGCCGGAGTTTTTAAAAAAGGTGATAGCTGCGGCCCGGGAACTGGGTGTGGGTATCCACATTCACGTGGCCGAAACTAAGGATGAGATTAAAGAAATCAACGAAAAGTACGGCAAAACTCCGGTCGCTTTGCTGGAAGAAGTGGGGCTTTTTGAGTTACCCGTACTGGCTGCCCACTGTGTACACTTGAGCGACAGCGATATGGATATTTTAGTGCGGCGCCGGGTGGGTATAGCCCATAACCCCCAGAGCAATATGAAACTGGCCAGCGGAGTAGCTCCGGTGACCCGTTTGCTGGAAAAGGGCGCGGTGGTTGGTCTGGGTACCGACGGTGCTTCCAGTAACAATAACCTGGATATGCTGGAGGAAATAAGGACCGCGGCCTTCCTGCAAAAGCTGTATACCGGCGACGCCAGTGCCTTACCAGCCTATCAGGCTTTGTACATGGCCACCGCCGGGGGAGCTTTGGCCCTGGGTATGCAAGATCAAATCGGCCGTCTGGTGAGCGGGCTTAAAGCTGATATCATTTTAATGGATATGCACAAACCGCACCTGTACCCGCTGTTTGATATTTATGCCCATATTGCCTACGCCGCCTCGTCAGCGGATGTGCATACCGTAATTATTGATGGACGGGTGGTTATGGAAAACCGCCGCATATTGACGCTGGATGAGGATGCAATTATGGCGCGGGCTCACAAATGTGCCGAGGAACTGGTGCAGCGAAGTGCTAATAATGGCAATGGTTAA
- a CDS encoding iron-containing alcohol dehydrogenase: MALGEQVFGYFIPTVNLMGVGSHKETTNQVKVMGGTNALIVTDAYLAKSGMADEIKGLVEAAGAKAIVWGGAEPNPTDINVHDGLKVFQDNNCDMIISLGGGSSHDCAKGIGIVATNGGNIRDYEGVDKSSKAMPPFIAINTTAGTASEMTRFCIITDTDRKVKMAIVDWRVTPNVAINDPLLMVGMPPALTAATGMDALTHAVEAYVSTAATPVTDSAALMAIKLISENLRAAVANGTNMVARDKMAYAEFLAGMAFNNASLGYVHAMAHQLGGFYNLPHGVCNAILLPHVCQFNLISAPERFADIAQAMGENIDGLSTRAAADVAIEAIKQLSVDVGIPTGLAQLNVQEKDIQIMAENAMKDACSLTNPRLATLDDVMQIYRNAM, encoded by the coding sequence ATGGCATTAGGAGAACAAGTTTTTGGTTACTTCATCCCTACTGTTAACCTCATGGGCGTAGGTTCCCACAAGGAAACCACCAACCAGGTAAAAGTAATGGGTGGCACCAATGCGCTTATCGTGACCGATGCTTACCTGGCCAAATCAGGCATGGCCGATGAAATTAAGGGCCTGGTGGAAGCCGCCGGTGCCAAAGCCATAGTATGGGGCGGTGCCGAGCCCAACCCCACCGACATAAACGTGCATGACGGGCTAAAAGTATTCCAGGACAATAATTGCGACATGATCATTTCCCTGGGTGGCGGTAGTTCCCACGACTGCGCCAAAGGTATCGGCATTGTGGCCACCAACGGCGGTAATATTCGCGATTATGAAGGGGTGGACAAGTCTTCCAAGGCTATGCCTCCGTTCATCGCCATCAACACCACTGCCGGGACAGCCAGTGAGATGACCCGCTTCTGTATTATCACCGATACCGATCGGAAAGTTAAAATGGCCATTGTTGACTGGCGGGTTACCCCCAACGTAGCCATTAATGACCCCCTGTTGATGGTAGGCATGCCCCCGGCACTCACTGCAGCCACCGGTATGGATGCTCTGACCCACGCCGTAGAGGCCTATGTTTCCACCGCCGCCACACCGGTCACCGACTCAGCAGCGTTAATGGCCATCAAATTGATCTCCGAAAACCTGCGCGCCGCGGTAGCCAACGGAACCAACATGGTGGCCCGGGATAAGATGGCCTATGCTGAATTCCTTGCCGGTATGGCTTTCAATAACGCCAGCTTGGGCTATGTACACGCCATGGCTCACCAACTGGGTGGTTTCTATAATCTGCCCCACGGCGTATGCAATGCCATTTTACTGCCCCATGTTTGCCAGTTCAACCTGATTTCCGCCCCCGAACGTTTTGCCGACATAGCACAGGCCATGGGCGAAAACATCGATGGACTCAGCACCCGGGCAGCCGCCGACGTAGCCATTGAAGCCATCAAGCAGCTTTCAGTGGATGTGGGTATTCCCACCGGATTGGCTCAACTGAATGTACAGGAAAAGGATATTCAGATCATGGCCGAAAACGCTATGAAAGACGCCTGTTCCCTGACCAACCCGCGTCTGGCCACCCTGGATGACGTAATGCAAATTTACCGCAATGCCATGTAG
- a CDS encoding DUF1538 domain-containing protein yields MEIQVFQGFGHIMQEVALAMLPLLAIFLVFHLFLLRLPLEKIKQILTGMVLSLVGIAFFLQGVQVGFFPAGSAMGEQLGRLPYNWVVIPIGVMLGFVVVVAEPAVRVLNYEVEKVSGGFISQRVMLYTLSVGVAVSVGLAMARIVYGIPLIYLLLPGYIIAMIILKFSSPTFVAVAFDSGGVATGPMTVTFIMALAVGIATGIPGRDPLLDGFGLISLVALAPILSVLTLGLIYGGRSLDDEGQ; encoded by the coding sequence ATGGAAATTCAAGTTTTTCAGGGATTCGGGCATATAATGCAGGAAGTGGCCCTGGCCATGCTGCCTTTGTTGGCCATTTTTTTAGTTTTTCATTTATTTTTATTAAGGTTACCGCTAGAAAAGATTAAACAAATCCTCACCGGTATGGTATTATCTTTGGTGGGAATAGCTTTTTTCCTGCAGGGAGTACAGGTAGGTTTTTTCCCGGCCGGCAGTGCTATGGGTGAACAATTGGGGCGACTACCCTATAACTGGGTGGTGATTCCCATCGGCGTTATGCTGGGTTTTGTGGTTGTGGTGGCGGAACCAGCCGTTCGGGTACTCAATTACGAGGTGGAAAAGGTATCCGGTGGTTTTATATCCCAGCGGGTAATGCTGTACACTTTATCTGTGGGAGTGGCGGTATCGGTTGGTTTGGCTATGGCCAGGATAGTGTACGGTATTCCTTTAATTTACCTTTTGCTTCCCGGTTACATCATTGCTATGATTATATTAAAATTTTCGTCCCCGACTTTTGTTGCGGTGGCTTTTGATTCCGGCGGTGTGGCCACCGGTCCCATGACGGTCACTTTCATAATGGCGCTGGCCGTAGGTATAGCAACAGGGATACCTGGAAGGGATCCGCTACTGGATGGCTTTGGACTGATTTCTTTGGTGGCTCTGGCGCCGATACTATCTGTATTAACCCTTGGTCTGATTTATGGAGGAAGGAGCCTTGATGATGAAGGTCAGTAA